The following coding sequences lie in one Treponema sp. OMZ 790 genomic window:
- a CDS encoding MarR family transcriptional regulator yields the protein MLEDIYKNEIVNAWVEDNEPIDLIEKRYKNISSVVDGMYDFVLSFSYYYTIRRDYGTDRKYTMIEMHILTDIYDNENITVSALAKKWNRTSSAISQIVHRLIKWGLVYKEVNESDGKVFFLRTTEKAKETVLKHKAYDNKDNVKTRKKLLESFTVDEMVAFDKILKAYTRILEKNNSKNKPL from the coding sequence ATGCTTGAGGATATCTATAAAAATGAAATAGTTAATGCATGGGTAGAAGATAATGAGCCCATCGATTTGATTGAAAAAAGGTACAAAAATATAAGTTCTGTTGTTGATGGTATGTATGATTTTGTATTGTCTTTTTCTTATTATTACACCATAAGAAGAGATTATGGCACGGATAGGAAATATACAATGATTGAGATGCATATTTTAACGGATATTTACGATAATGAAAATATCACGGTTTCAGCTCTTGCAAAAAAATGGAATAGAACATCAAGTGCAATTTCTCAAATTGTGCATAGACTTATAAAATGGGGATTGGTTTATAAAGAAGTTAATGAATCCGACGGTAAAGTCTTTTTTTTACGAACTACAGAAAAAGCTAAAGAAACGGTTTTAAAACATAAAGCTTATGACAATAAAGATAATGTCAAGACGCGAAAAAAACTTTTGGAATCTTTTACTGTGGATGAAATGGTAGCCTTTGATAAAATTCTAAAAGCCTATACACGAATTCTTGAAAAAAATAACAGTAAAAATAAGCCTTTATAA
- a CDS encoding MalY/PatB family protein, translating to MVYDFTTKISRKNSGSLKWNLMYSQNPQVGNDVVPLSVADMEFKNPPELIEGLKKYLDEAVLGYTGPTDEYKRTVKKWMKDRHNWEIETDWIINTAGVVPALYNAVREFTKPGDGVIIITPVYYPFFMAVKDQERKIVECELLEKNGYYTIDFEKLEKLSKDKNNKALLFCSPHNPVGRVWKKDELQKIKDIVLKSDLLLWSDEIHFDLIMPGYEHTVLQSIDEALADKMITFTAPSKTFNIAGMGMSNIIIKNPDMRERFKKSRDITSGMPFTTLGYKACEICYKECGKWLDECIKVIDKNQRIVKEFFEVNHPEIKAPLIEGTYLQWMDFRALKMEHKAMEDFMIHKAQIFFDEGYIFGDGGIGFERINLAAPSSVIQETLERLSKALKDRKK from the coding sequence ATGGTTTACGATTTTACAACAAAAATTTCAAGGAAAAATTCAGGTTCACTCAAGTGGAATTTAATGTATTCGCAAAATCCCCAAGTTGGAAATGATGTGGTGCCTCTTTCGGTGGCCGACATGGAATTTAAAAATCCGCCGGAACTTATTGAAGGTTTAAAAAAATATCTTGACGAAGCCGTGTTAGGATATACAGGCCCAACTGACGAGTATAAAAGAACCGTAAAAAAATGGATGAAGGATAGACATAACTGGGAGATTGAAACAGACTGGATAATAAATACGGCGGGAGTCGTTCCGGCATTGTACAATGCTGTTAGGGAATTTACAAAACCGGGCGATGGAGTTATTATAATAACCCCTGTTTACTATCCTTTCTTTATGGCTGTAAAAGATCAGGAGCGCAAAATCGTAGAATGTGAACTGTTGGAAAAAAACGGATACTATACGATCGATTTTGAAAAACTGGAAAAACTATCCAAGGATAAAAATAATAAAGCCTTGCTTTTTTGCTCTCCTCACAATCCTGTGGGCAGGGTCTGGAAAAAAGATGAACTTCAAAAAATAAAGGATATAGTTTTAAAGAGTGATCTTCTTCTCTGGTCAGATGAAATTCACTTTGACTTAATTATGCCCGGCTATGAACATACAGTGCTTCAATCTATCGATGAAGCTCTTGCCGACAAGATGATTACTTTTACAGCACCATCAAAAACATTCAATATAGCAGGAATGGGTATGAGCAACATAATAATTAAAAATCCTGATATGAGGGAAAGATTCAAAAAATCACGGGATATTACAAGCGGAATGCCATTTACAACACTAGGCTATAAGGCTTGCGAAATTTGCTATAAAGAATGCGGAAAATGGCTGGATGAATGTATAAAGGTTATAGATAAAAATCAAAGAATCGTAAAAGAATTTTTTGAAGTAAATCATCCCGAAATAAAAGCACCTCTCATTGAAGGCACTTATTTGCAATGGATGGACTTTAGAGCATTGAAAATGGAGCATAAGGCTATGGAAGATTTTATGATTCACAAAGCTCAAATATTTTTTGATGAAGGCTATATTTTCGGAGACGGAGGAATAGGATTTGAAAGAATTAACTTGGCAGCTCCTTCATCCGTTATTCAAGAAACATTAGAAAGATTAAGCAAAGCTTTAAAGGATCGAAAAAAATGA
- a CDS encoding APC family permease, whose amino-acid sequence METTKEKRNLNLFNIFSLGFGGAVGSGIFVLTGLGIAATGKSILVSIMAGCIFMLLAYFYNVLLSSMFMFEGGDYSQKALVFNPFFTGVNGYITFINGFSVAMYGLAMVNYAGIVLPQIIPYTKLIAIIIITLFFAATIRGSKFISTINNIMTVVLIAAIVFYIVFGIPKVKPGYFSDPNFFTDGFKGVIAGIAIMGWACQGTTMGPVSVSAVTMKPKKNIPYGIFLVTIAIAIVYGLMGYVSAGVLPISEVAGQNLSLVAAEIFPRSIFILFIMGGAVFAIATSMITGIIMVRYPILKVAQAGWLPKFFTKTTKTGYPWAVYGIYYILSILPVLLGLKLDAIVSLVMIPAMLTNLYTNIKCIKVIRDYPEQWKKSVLHMPRILMDIICILSALCAAIVCYNLFMMLSTKEKLFMIGIMVIISILSIYNLKAGNVKIEELEANKRQIIEDALLAETEE is encoded by the coding sequence ATGGAAACAACAAAAGAAAAGAGAAATTTAAATTTATTTAACATTTTCTCTCTAGGTTTTGGTGGAGCTGTAGGTTCCGGGATCTTTGTGCTAACCGGATTGGGTATTGCCGCTACCGGCAAATCCATATTGGTATCAATTATGGCTGGTTGTATTTTTATGCTTTTGGCATATTTTTACAATGTACTTTTATCATCAATGTTTATGTTTGAAGGAGGTGATTATAGTCAAAAAGCATTGGTTTTTAATCCTTTTTTTACAGGTGTAAATGGATATATAACATTTATTAATGGTTTTTCTGTCGCTATGTATGGTCTTGCGATGGTAAACTATGCAGGAATAGTACTACCGCAAATTATACCATACACAAAATTAATTGCAATCATAATTATTACTTTATTTTTTGCGGCAACAATAAGAGGCTCAAAGTTTATATCCACAATAAACAATATAATGACTGTAGTATTAATTGCAGCAATTGTCTTTTACATTGTATTCGGTATTCCAAAGGTAAAACCTGGATATTTCTCCGATCCTAATTTTTTTACTGATGGATTTAAAGGAGTTATTGCAGGAATAGCAATTATGGGATGGGCATGCCAGGGAACCACAATGGGCCCGGTATCGGTATCGGCTGTTACAATGAAACCTAAAAAAAATATACCTTATGGTATTTTTCTTGTAACAATAGCAATTGCTATCGTTTATGGGTTAATGGGTTATGTATCGGCAGGAGTTCTTCCCATAAGCGAGGTCGCAGGCCAAAATCTCTCACTTGTAGCCGCCGAGATTTTTCCAAGATCAATTTTCATTCTCTTTATAATGGGAGGAGCTGTTTTTGCCATAGCAACATCAATGATTACCGGTATAATAATGGTTCGATATCCAATACTGAAAGTGGCACAAGCAGGTTGGCTGCCAAAATTTTTTACAAAAACAACTAAAACAGGTTATCCATGGGCTGTTTACGGTATTTACTATATCCTGTCAATTTTACCGGTTTTGCTTGGGTTAAAATTAGATGCGATCGTCTCTTTGGTAATGATACCTGCTATGTTGACAAATTTATATACAAATATAAAATGTATTAAGGTAATAAGAGACTATCCGGAACAATGGAAAAAATCTGTATTGCATATGCCTAGAATACTTATGGATATCATATGTATACTCTCGGCACTTTGTGCGGCAATCGTTTGTTATAACTTATTTATGATGCTTTCTACAAAAGAAAAACTTTTTATGATAGGTATTATGGTCATAATATCGATCCTCTCAATTTACAATTTAAAAGCCGGAAATGTAAAAATTGAAGAATTGGAAGCAAATAAAAGGCAAATTATAGAAGATGCCTTACTTGCTGAAACGGAAGAATAG
- the clpX gene encoding ATP-dependent Clp protease ATP-binding subunit ClpX, producing MARNRMGGALICSFCNKPESAERFVVPGPGGIAICDRCVDLCGSYIKSYKTVRPVDHTGPIPTPKELKDYLDEYVIGQDQAKRVLSVAVYNHYKRIMNPPLEDDVVIEKSNVLLLGPTGSGKTLLAKTLAQKMQVPFAIADATTLTEAGYVGEDVENILLKLIQNANGDIKEAERGIIFIDEIDKISRKSENVSITRDVSGEGVQQALLKIIEGTTASVPPQGGRKHPNQDMLKIDTTNILFICGGAFVGLDKIVETRIATKPIGFGAEVKKLSEKNLADLYDQVSPDDLVKFGLIPELIGRIPIKVALNELTKEDLTRILVEPKNAIIKQFQAAFKLDNVDLHFEKDAITAIAQQAIDQNTGARGLRSIVEKLMLDAMFEAPSLKGRKELIVNKKMIGSSSLKPKIKLFDGKTA from the coding sequence ATGGCTCGAAATAGAATGGGTGGAGCTTTAATATGCTCTTTTTGCAATAAACCTGAAAGTGCGGAGCGCTTTGTAGTCCCGGGCCCCGGCGGTATTGCCATCTGTGACAGATGTGTAGACCTTTGCGGAAGCTATATAAAGTCCTATAAGACGGTAAGACCGGTTGACCATACAGGCCCTATTCCTACACCTAAAGAACTAAAAGATTATCTTGATGAATATGTAATAGGCCAAGATCAGGCAAAAAGAGTCCTATCGGTAGCCGTTTATAATCACTATAAACGTATTATGAATCCTCCTTTAGAAGATGATGTAGTTATCGAAAAGTCCAATGTTCTTTTATTGGGTCCTACAGGTTCAGGAAAAACTCTTTTAGCTAAAACGCTTGCACAAAAAATGCAGGTTCCGTTTGCCATTGCCGACGCCACAACTTTGACCGAGGCAGGCTATGTAGGAGAAGACGTCGAGAATATCCTGCTAAAACTAATTCAAAATGCTAACGGGGATATAAAAGAAGCTGAAAGAGGTATCATCTTTATAGACGAAATAGATAAAATTTCAAGAAAGAGTGAAAACGTCTCTATTACCCGTGATGTATCCGGTGAAGGAGTTCAGCAGGCCTTGCTTAAAATAATTGAGGGTACTACAGCTTCCGTTCCTCCTCAAGGCGGAAGAAAGCATCCCAATCAGGATATGCTTAAAATAGACACAACAAATATCCTCTTTATCTGCGGAGGCGCTTTTGTAGGTTTAGATAAGATAGTCGAAACCCGTATCGCAACAAAACCCATAGGATTTGGAGCCGAGGTAAAAAAACTAAGCGAAAAAAATCTTGCAGATTTATATGATCAGGTTTCGCCGGATGATTTGGTAAAGTTCGGCCTTATTCCGGAGTTAATAGGACGAATCCCTATAAAAGTTGCCTTAAATGAACTTACAAAAGAAGATTTAACACGCATATTGGTTGAACCTAAAAATGCCATAATAAAGCAATTTCAGGCAGCCTTTAAGCTTGATAATGTAGACCTGCATTTTGAAAAAGATGCAATTACGGCAATAGCACAGCAAGCTATAGACCAAAATACCGGAGCCAGAGGCTTGCGCTCAATTGTCGAAAAACTCATGCTTGATGCAATGTTTGAAGCCCCCTCATTAAAAGGCAGAAAAGAACTTATTGTAAACAAAAAAATGATAGGCAGTTCTTCTCTAAAACCGAAGATCAAACTTTTTGACGGAAAAACTGCATAA
- the tig gene encoding trigger factor: MDYEKNVTLKEKSHAELSVKIKKAEVQESYKKLLNKYSKELQIPGFRKGKVPVSVLETKYGDAIKGDLAGDLIEDSLKEIFESLNEYERPLPYSYPELNEKPELKVEEDFSFTVHYDVFPKVEIKKTEGFTVEVPEASVSEKDIKKELERLQERNALVTACKEGSAAEKDHIATINYCELDDEGKTISGTERQDFVFTLGSGQNIYKLDDDIIGMKKGESKEITKTFPEDDSNKDLAGKTKKIKVTLTALKYKDLPKLDDDFAQDINEKYKTLDELKADIKKNFEISAEDKIKSLQKASLTEQMVKEHTIDLPESMIRAELESRWMMMANQFRTTPEELEKMFGKGPQSKATLLEGWREDSEKNLKERVLIETLLKEKNIEVSDDEIEAEYVRLSERMDISLDELKKYYSDPREKEYLTEGLKEEKLFKALYEKCTIKKGKKITFEELLKD; this comes from the coding sequence ATGGACTACGAAAAGAACGTAACTCTTAAAGAAAAATCACATGCGGAACTTTCAGTAAAAATTAAAAAAGCTGAGGTTCAAGAAAGCTATAAAAAATTGCTCAACAAATATTCAAAAGAGCTTCAAATACCGGGATTTAGAAAAGGAAAGGTTCCCGTATCAGTACTTGAAACAAAATATGGCGATGCTATAAAGGGCGATTTGGCAGGAGACCTTATCGAAGATTCTTTAAAAGAAATCTTTGAATCTCTTAACGAATATGAAAGGCCCCTTCCCTACTCATATCCCGAATTAAACGAAAAACCCGAATTAAAAGTTGAAGAAGACTTTTCCTTTACGGTCCACTACGATGTTTTCCCCAAGGTCGAAATTAAAAAAACTGAAGGCTTTACAGTCGAAGTTCCTGAAGCAAGTGTTTCGGAAAAAGACATAAAAAAAGAACTTGAAAGACTTCAGGAGCGAAATGCCCTCGTTACAGCCTGCAAAGAAGGCAGTGCCGCAGAAAAAGACCACATTGCAACAATAAATTATTGCGAGCTTGATGATGAAGGCAAAACAATTTCAGGCACAGAAAGACAAGACTTTGTATTCACTCTAGGTTCGGGCCAAAACATCTATAAACTTGATGATGACATAATCGGCATGAAAAAAGGAGAATCTAAGGAAATTACCAAAACCTTCCCTGAAGATGATTCAAATAAGGATCTTGCCGGAAAAACCAAGAAAATAAAGGTAACTCTTACAGCACTTAAATATAAAGACCTGCCCAAACTGGATGACGATTTTGCTCAAGACATAAACGAAAAGTACAAGACCTTGGATGAGCTAAAAGCCGACATAAAGAAGAATTTCGAAATAAGTGCCGAAGACAAAATCAAATCTTTACAAAAAGCCTCTTTAACCGAACAGATGGTAAAGGAGCATACAATAGACCTTCCAGAATCAATGATCCGTGCAGAACTGGAATCCAGATGGATGATGATGGCAAACCAATTTAGAACCACACCTGAAGAACTTGAAAAAATGTTCGGCAAAGGGCCGCAGTCAAAAGCAACTCTTTTGGAAGGATGGAGAGAAGATTCCGAAAAGAACTTAAAAGAGAGAGTCTTAATCGAAACCCTTCTTAAAGAAAAAAATATTGAAGTAAGCGATGATGAAATCGAAGCCGAATATGTACGCTTATCGGAACGCATGGATATTTCTCTTGATGAATTAAAGAAATATTATTCTGATCCGCGCGAAAAAGAATATTTAACCGAAGGCTTAAAAGAAGAAAAACTTTTTAAAGCTCTTTACGAAAAATGTACAATCAAAAAAGGCAAAAAAATTACCTTTGAAGAACTTTTAAAAGATTAA
- the clpP gene encoding ATP-dependent Clp endopeptidase proteolytic subunit ClpP yields MSTLVPYVIEQTGNGERSYDIFSRLLKDRIIFVDGEINDMSADLVVAQLLFLEAQNPDKDISLYINSPGGSVTAGLAIYDTMQHIRPDVQTICLGQCASMGAVLLAGGAKNKRYALPSSRVMIHQPWGGVQGQAVDINIQAKEIVRLKKLTIKYFAENTGKTEKQVAADMERDFFMSAEEALTYGIIDTVMNRRKDGSK; encoded by the coding sequence ATGAGTACACTTGTACCTTATGTAATTGAACAAACAGGAAACGGAGAGCGCAGTTATGACATATTTTCTCGTCTTTTAAAAGATAGAATTATCTTTGTGGACGGAGAGATAAACGATATGTCGGCTGATTTGGTTGTAGCCCAGCTCTTGTTTTTGGAAGCACAAAATCCGGATAAGGATATAAGTCTTTATATAAACAGTCCCGGAGGTTCTGTAACTGCAGGTCTTGCTATTTACGATACCATGCAGCATATCCGTCCCGATGTACAAACAATTTGTTTGGGTCAATGCGCAAGCATGGGAGCAGTCCTTTTAGCAGGAGGGGCAAAAAACAAGCGTTATGCCCTCCCCTCATCCCGTGTTATGATTCACCAGCCATGGGGAGGCGTTCAAGGTCAGGCCGTAGATATCAACATACAGGCCAAAGAAATCGTAAGACTAAAAAAACTTACAATAAAATATTTTGCAGAAAACACAGGTAAAACCGAAAAACAGGTAGCAGCCGATATGGAGCGAGATTTTTTTATGTCGGCGGAAGAAGCCTTAACCTACGGTATTATAGATACCGTTATGAACAGGAGAAAAGATGGCTCGAAATAG
- the rplI gene encoding 50S ribosomal protein L9, with product MKVILNEDVKYLGEEGDIKNVAKGYARNYLFPRNLAVPCNEFTLAHFESRKEEIEAKKAAKRQDAAGLKEKLEALSIKILMPAGPNGKLYGAVTTQTIFDELQKLDFDIERKRIEIPGQTVKSTGVHKAVIKLYESTSAEISFTVEAQIAEEKPVKPSDKKGRKPRRDEETSDEQVSTEESAAEGSVSEEVQNSESEN from the coding sequence ATGAAAGTAATTTTAAATGAAGACGTTAAGTATCTCGGAGAAGAAGGAGATATTAAGAACGTAGCAAAGGGATATGCCCGAAACTACCTCTTCCCCAGAAACTTAGCCGTTCCTTGTAATGAGTTCACTCTCGCTCATTTTGAATCACGCAAAGAAGAAATTGAAGCTAAAAAAGCTGCAAAACGTCAGGATGCAGCAGGGCTTAAAGAAAAACTTGAAGCTCTTTCAATTAAGATTCTTATGCCTGCAGGACCTAACGGAAAACTTTACGGTGCCGTTACAACTCAAACAATTTTTGATGAACTTCAAAAACTTGATTTCGATATTGAAAGAAAACGTATCGAAATTCCCGGTCAGACAGTTAAGAGTACAGGTGTGCATAAGGCTGTTATCAAGCTTTACGAAAGCACCTCGGCAGAAATTTCCTTTACTGTTGAGGCACAGATTGCCGAAGAAAAACCTGTTAAGCCCTCCGACAAAAAAGGAAGAAAGCCGCGAAGAGATGAAGAAACTTCGGATGAACAAGTTTCAACAGAAGAAAGCGCTGCTGAAGGATCTGTATCTGAAGAAGTTCAAAATTCAGAATCGGAAAATTAA